ATAGAGCAATATAAGAAGGCTGCTTGCGGAAGCCACTGGAAGACATATCAATTGGTCAATTTAGTTTGGATCACAATTGTAGGATATTTATAGGGTAAAGTACAATTTTGATTCATGAAATATGGGAGTACAATTTCAttagattaaatgattaaattcacctttttaataatttaagttttaatatGTTTAGTAATTTATCATGAAATTAGTCTCAAAGATTAATTTGGCGGATATGGAAATTACAAGAAATTATGAGGAAGAATTGAGGTAttagcctcatcacacacgcTTCATGCATGCggtgaggctttttttttttaatagtgtcataattttcagtttgagatttacatgttttctcattaatattacGTATTTAGAACTATTAATACAACCAGGAGTGTCGTGAGGTTAGcttcaaaaaatgaacaaatattaCACGTTTAttttatagccaaaaaaaaaaaaaaacttgtgtttttattttatatatataatttatattttgagaatctaatttataagtggataaagtaatttgaaaatcaacataAGAGCGGCCCTATTTTTTACGCAatattttagtgggagttagagttatatttttaccgaattatcttttaattttgtttctacttaaacataggagtGTGTGTAGggatgtttttgaaaaaaaaaaaatatgaggaCCCCAAACAGGAGAAGtctttaaatagtagtatagatgatTTCTAATGGGTTGTGGTACTCTTTGGAGTTGATGGTTGTAGTACGTCTTCCTATTGTGTTAGTCTTGAAATTATTAAATATCATGACCAAATTTAAATAGTCTTTAGTCGGATTTGACTTCTTCCGTATTGGTAATATAAACAAACTTTTCCTGGCATGAATGATGTGTACAAAGTCCTTGGTAGTACGAAGAATTTAATTAGTACCCTAGGTAGTTTTTACAATTGTGAAGAAGATATTCGATGAACTACGAAGCTGAGTATTCACATCAGTTTGTTAGTTtgtcaaaaattttcatttatttaagtATAAGaatctactttttatttttttattttacatacttattttttaaaaaatcaaaaattacaaatcagattatctattttacattgcactatattacattaaaatatcaaatattcttaatttttaaaattttttttcttttttcacacaTAATAACCAtcattcattctctctctttggtcttggaatatgaaaagaaaaaagaaaaaataaaaaaattcaaagtaaatagtATTAGTGTAAATTTATACAGTTACTATAGCAATCTTGCAAATTTACCCATTTTAGTTTGACTGACGTGGATGATTTTGGAgattaaatatgtaaaattgatacatttctttattttatattgattaatgcaaatgctctaacaAAATGCTTAAATTTATTTCAGTCATTATCTTCTAAGGAAGTGAAAGTTGATAAAGATGAAGAATAAAGTAGCGTACTTAAAGCCTTGTAAATCACATCCCTAAACAACTGGTCACTAGTACAATGAAAAAGGATAGAGTTAAAATGTCCTTGAAACAGAATAAAGTCAAGGCTATCTTTTACTTGAAGAACTTAGATATGCCGGAATCTTGAGGGATCAAGACAACCTTCATTTGTTCAGTAGTGCAGCCCTTGACGTTAGATGCTTCTCAGAGGCCTGTGAAaatcagggaaaaaaaaggaatcagCAAAGCGACTTTATAATTAGAAGTTATAGCACGCATCAATGTTCTTGACCCATTATTAGCAGTAACTATGTATGAGTGTATGGAAGTATTAACTAGCCCATTATAcgtaagaaaaagaaagcctaCCAAAGAAAATAGGATTGGACTATATGagaaaagaagcaaagaagCATAATCCTATTTCTAGAAGGAGGTAGTTGGGGGAAGAGGAGATAGGAAGGGAGGCTGAGATATACTAATTATATTCTGACCACCTCCCTCTCTACTCTTCTCTCCTCACTCTCCATCTCCCCCAGTTCTAAACATACCCTAAAGATGGATTTAGGACTAATCAACTAGAGAAATTTAGATAGGAGAAAAAATCACATCATGCGGAAAGGCCACTGCAAGAAGTTGGAGTGATTGATTTGTAAGAACTTCGGCAATGTATTCAAAATATGAGCTTGATATAATAGGGTTCAAGAAGCAAGCCCTAATTAGGACTTCAATGAAGTGTTGAGTGCTTTAGAATACTAATATGCTGCCAGGAAATAAGATGAAGTCAATGCAATTACATgaaatttcctttttaaatatcataatatattacataagtTTCAGCTAGttcaattagtaaaaaaaaaacttaagtttgaattcaaattatataaaagaaaaatctattaaTATCTCAACTTGATGGTAAAGAACAATTATCATGGagcaaaatttataaaatttaaataatgtatatatataagttttccCAATGCCCTAAGACATtggtttataatatatttttagaaatttcttatcaaaaaataaaaaaataattattttgtaataattttaaaaaaaaatatttttatgttattaaaactttctttaaatagtttattaaaaaattgttaccTTTTAACCGGATCCTTAAAACAAGTACCCCAGTTGTATATTTCAATTGTGTTCCCTTTACTAAAATGAAGCAAAAATGGATATGAAGTGAGAATTTTTTTACCCTTTTCAAAACTTACTTTGTCCAGCTTAGCCTGATTGTTGGTCTCCAACATCAGCCCGAAATGAATATGAGGGAAGTGTGCCCACTACCAAAGAGAGAGTTAAAACTGAAAGTCAATCTCAAAAAGGAAATCAAGTTAATATAATTATTAGAAGCATTTGAAATTAATGTTCACTTACATTTTTTGCTGCAGTACTAAATGCTTCCCTGTGGCTAATATCCGGATTATTGGCCTTGATCCTCTGGATCTCCTCTCTACAGAAAACATTATTGTCTTATATGAGAAATAGAAGTGAAATTTGTATGATTGTATACaatgcatttaaataaatttcttttttactttatgAACTGATTGTATGCAGATGGTACTCGCTGCCTCTTCTCGGGAGCTGAAATGGAAAATAACAGCTCatgagaaaaatcaaattaaaactaatagcaaagacaaaaaataaaaataaaaaaattgaaaaatgtaaataatttgAATCACATAAAATATAGGATAACTAGTCATCAAAGTGGGTGCCTCACGTCGATTCACAACCCTTTCCTCAGTGGCGTTGTTGGTTATTGGTGCTCGCATTGCAATCTTGCTGTTGCATTTGGAAGAGGAAGAGCTTGAGTAGTCATTCCTGTGATCAGGTGTGATGTGGTGTGGTGCctgaaaattaaaagcaaaagaaCTAAGCTATATTATTAGCTCATTTTCATgagcgagagagagaaatgaaatgATGTTTTGTGAGAGAGAAAGCCATGATTGAAAGACTGAATTAGTTTGGAATATTTACGGCTCAGAAAAAAAGCAAGTAAAACCCAGATTGACAGttgtaaaataaaagattttcaGGGATCTTAAAAAAGGTCTTTCTTTACACAGTAGAAGACAACAAAAGCTCATGAAAAGAAATCATTAAACCTAAGAACCCTGCTTGTCAATCAAATCAAagtagaatatttttcaaaaaacggCTGAAGAAAATTTCACtttcaatttaggaaaaaaaaaaaaaaattcgtgcTAAcgaataattgtttttttttttcatttctgaATTTTTAATTAGTGTCCTAAAATCACCGttagtatttctaaaaaaaaaatactttggcCTCGATGGGTCGGCAGGCAGAGCCGCACAGGTACTGACTCCtctacccaaaaaagaagaagaaaagcaatAGGTTTTGATTAAGGCGGCTGGGTGCTAGGGTTACAGTACTTCACAAAGCAAAAAAATGCTTTGAAAAACTCGATCTATGTCTATGTGTCTATATAaaacagagagacagagatcCAGTGAAGGCTAGGTAGCttcgattttctcaaaaagaagctaCAGAATACAGACATCATAACTATCGGTTTCAGAGGGACATCCTATCCATCAAGTATGAACACCCAAAAAATAAGCTGAAACTTTGTATGTTTGTGTGGAAATTAGCAACAATAGCTATCACCTGAGCATCTTGCCATGACATTGACTGAAAAGCGGCGGCCATGTTCACGGACCATAGATTGGTGCAGTGCCCACATCGGACGGTCACTATGTCCAACAAGCTGCTGCATGGAACACTGACCTGCtcaacccccaaaaaaaaagtcagaaGCTGAAAGTTTAGATCGAAACTAACTGaatttcaagaaataaaaagaaatcactATAATGAAATAGGTTGAGTACAGCTCATGAAAGCCTAGGCTAGGCTAGGAGGACCCTGAATTTATTTGGTACATACAACAAAGGAAAGTTGTGAAATTAAATTGGCTTTAGCTTTGGAGACTCAGACCCAGTTTCCAAAATTAGATTTCTTTGCAGAAATGGgctattttttgaaaagaaaaccctagaagGGATGGTGGGTTTGTTGGTCTTTCTAAGGGATGGGTGTGTGTTGTGTTGCAGAAATAATTGAAGTGAGATCTTCATTTTTGCTTTCCCCCCTTGAGCTAAAGAAGCTAGGTTTGCACAGCACCCAGTGGTGCAGTGTTTTTGGTAAGGGAAAAGTAAGTCTCAGCTAGAGGAAGAAAATCAAAGAGTGAAAGACTTGTCCTCATCAGTTTGAGTTTTTCATCAAAATGCTTGTTTTGACGTTTAAAAACCATATTACAAAAACAaccatcacacacacacacatacacatgtacacacacacactctctctctctctctctccccctgtGCTCTTGTGCACTTCTGGACCTTCAGATATGACTTTTCTTTGACtgcaaaagaagaaggaaaaaagaaaaagtccaacGATGGAGACCTGACTGTACCAAAAACAAGAAACCCCATAAAGAATTTTAATGGAATTCAGTAAATTAGACCACTACCACAACCAAACTGatctaacaaaagcaaaaactaGATTAGCTTTTTTGAGGATCTTAAAATGTTCTTCCTCCATAGATATATATACTTATGAGAAAGAAACCAcacatacattaaaaaaaatggcaaatatAAATTTCCATTAGTGGGGAATTTATAATAAGAGATAAAAAAGCAGATCTCTcatgaaagaaaaagagttttGTCAGATCAAAGATACCGCAAGAACGATATTGCAAAAGTTGCAGGGGATGTAGCAGAGTTGCTCAGGCGCAACATCGATGCAGCTCGACATGTCTCTTTTTTAAGTAAGCAGTCAAAGCAAACTTGTTTACCCAAGAAGgaccaaaagaaataaaaataagaaaaccaactAGCTCTTGCAAATTGCAGAACACCAGGGAGAAAGAAAGCACAAagcttttgttttcttgctttGGAACTCGGCTATGTATCACAACAGTAAAACTTAAAGGtcttatatatagaaatttttggagagagaaagagagaaagagagaggaaaagaaaagtgagattTGGGATCCGAAGAGGTAGTAAAGAGTGGGGGAGAGAAAGGTAAGCTAAAatgaatcaaataattttttttaaaaaaatttaatttaaaaataaattaaaaagaaagaaagaaagaaagaagtggCTTTAGTTTAGTAGTGCCCACGGGTGGCAGGAAATGCTGGGTCCtgcaatggaaaaaaaaaagtgggattattttatggaaaatcGGGTTTAATTGGAAAGCAAAAGCAGTTTAGCTATAGTTATTGGGGAAGGTTAGGGTTTGAAAAGAGAAGGGGGAAGAGGTTTTGGCGTTTTTGCCATCGTACCAAATCTAGGCAGATGATATATGCTAACTAGGATAGGAACTAGTTAGTTTGGTGAAATGAATGTGAGTGTGACCACACCTTCCTTAATTTCCCCTTTATACAACACAGCGGATGAGAGGTAAGAAATCTGAACTTTTTTGCTTTAATACAGTAAAAAACATGAGTAAATGTACGTATGCAGATATATATAATGTAAGTATCTATAGATGCTTGTACATAGAATGTTTGCATAAATGGACATGTGTATTTATAAACTCAAATATGATATATGTGGCTCTAATTTTGATGCAAAGAGATATCATGTCACTTTCTTCTTTGCTAAAATCTATAGTAATTATTCTCTCACATTCACTGATATACTTTAAGTCAGGAGTGAAGtcaaaaatttttgtttgggaggCCAAGTTACGGcactattatatttttcaaaacaacccctctcacatatatatatataaacacacatttttttatttgataagttatataagttataagagcacattttacaataaaaaataaaattacgaaaaataaaattatgtttctATCACTATTAGattaactatattttttaagagtatcattgaactaattcaaatatttgggggggcaaactcttatttttgtaaattaaattttgaaaatattaaaataattatatatatatatatatatatatattaagaaaattttcaaaattttgtacatGCCTCCGCCCTGCTTTTAGTATATACaatgtttataattttatgcACTATGTAGACAATGTGCAATAAGTAGTGTGTGTAAATTAGTGCCCTAAAATCTAAGCTtgaaatcttttattttgttgagacATGTTCAAGTTGATAGGTTTAATATTACTGTACTATATTAATTAAGGTACCTccaaattatcttttttttgggggagggggggggggggggggggggggggggaagattGTATTTTTAATGGGTTGTGAATTACTAGTGAATGTAACAAAGTTATTATCATGTCTAAACTTATCATTGTTGattcaaaatgacaaaaaactggaaattgttaaaataaaagggagaaatataaaatttgtagagagagTGGAATCAAGGAGAATTACATGGTTAGACTTAACATCTTACATTTACAACGGAGAGTCGTTAGTGGCTACATTTTTACTACATTGAAATATTTACAGGGAACCCTAAGTAAAGTATATATAGGAACTGAAGTTGATTTACAAGAATCCCAAAATTAAGGACACTTAATGTTCCTTGATTTTAGATGATTAATGATATATCAACATGTACTAAATATGATATGCATATATGATACACTCCCCTTAAACTCAAGGTAGAAGCCCAATGATACCTTGAGAATCTAAGCTCGTAAAATTCCATTGATGATGAATATAAGTGACATAATTAGATGTAGAATAATTCAGGAATAATATGGACTGAATTGTGCAAAATGCTGACGATGGTAGCAAACAAGGACGCCGAATGAATTCTGAAAGATGGTTACAAGGGCCTAAGAATGGCTGCTCCAGTGACCAAAGAGTGACTTCTATGGCCTGGAGATGCCTGCAATTGTGGCCTAAGGAATTTTGATGGAGGATGACATTATGATGGAACACGTGAGTGAGTTGGCAAACTTGGCataaattgaacccaaaaagtAATGGCTCAATTTGTATAACTTGTGATATTCGAATGGGAAAAATGactccaaaatcaaaattaatgtgGAAATCATAGTAGGAAGTGCCATGTCCGGAGAAAGACTGTGGCTGGAAGTGGCTGGACAATGATTACCAAAGGCGATCAACAATTAAGTTGAGTAATGGTTGGTGGCTGGTTGCTTGAAGTTTAGTGAACTTCACAAAAAGGTCATTCTGATactatgtaaaaaataataataataaaaaataaaattcataaagaGAGTGGAAGTATGGAAAATTACGTGGTTGAGTCTGATAATCTACATCCAAAGTAGAAAGCATTTAGTGGCtacatttttcagttttcactatTATGAATTATTGTTATACATTGAACACTAAGTGTGTTATGTAGAGTTACTAAAGTTGACTTAGGAGAATCCCTTGATTTGACTAAAATCAATGATAATTAATGTTTCTTGATTTTAGTCAACCAATGATATCAACTTATGCTAAGTATAATATGCATGTTACACTAATAAGAACTATATATTTAAAGCTTATCATGTGATGCAGTGGAATCTACTCTCAAATTTGATGCAAACACTATCTTATTTGATCTTTGTCAGAGTctaacatgaagaaaaaaaaaaaaaaaaaatcaagagacaATGTAGTTTCAATTATACTAATGAATGTGAATGTCACCTAAATTCTATTAATAAGACACGTACCTatatacacataaaaaaaaattgtagccaTAGTAGAATTCCCATCCTAAAGGAGGAGCTCaatctaaaattttatcaacaataTAGAATGAcgtacacacacatatatatatatatatatatatatatatatcttcttcttctttttcccctctttttattaatatagaatTTCACCTTGTAAAAGAACACTATCATCTTTGTTTGGGGGTTTTGCTTacctctagtacttttttaattggaaatgtctttttattttaaatacacaatagcAAACATTTTGTTTAGTTAATAGATGATATgacagtttctcattaaaataaaagaagattccaattaaaaaagtaatggaGGTAAGCCAAACATTTTGTTCGGAGATACATTACCTGTCAATCCAAACTAAAGTTAGCCAAGCCATCAGGCTCTAACTGTAGCTAGCTGAAGCCAAGTCTCAAGAGCCATTAGATTTTGAACTGCCTGTACGGCCGTGAAAAACACTGAAATTAATGTAGTTTGTTGGAAATAGAATGTCTGCAACATGGGGTGGGTCTCAATCTTGTTTTGTTGGTCTTGCAGTCATCATTAATGCGAATTAAACTTACATGAACTAACTACCCTCATAAACCTTAAACCCTATATAATTATATCAGCACCTCATTTTGTAGGTGCTTACTTCTATGGTCTTGAGAGCTTCAATAGATTAAGAGAAACATGATATGCCAATAACATTttgtaaagaaattaaaaactatcCAATTGATTGCTGTGAAAATTATCGAAGTGGAAATACACAATAAACAGCCTTCAGCATATATGGACACTATAGAGAATGAGAAAACATGGTTAGTATCACTTCGTTGTCAATTTAGCCAACTTTACAAAGGTACCGGTACGCCTGTTTAGTTTAGGTCCTTTTCCATGTTCTCTGCAATAAATTGTTGTGAGACAACTTCTGTTTGCTTAACCGGCAACATACTTTTGGAAATTAATTAGCTATGGTGCTTACtatgtatttgtttttattttccaacAGTCTTCAGgaaatcaattattttatagttaCTATATCATAGTAATTTTAACACAATATGAACGAGCTGTGTATTTTTCAACCGCAGGGTTCCCCAAGTAAAGctaaagaaattaagaaaggaAGTCAAAGGGCGTTCACGTATGTATTTGAGGATGAATTGAGGTTCTAAATTTTCTGATTTCTATAATTGATTAAGAATGTAGCTTTTCCCAATATTGCTGTAGacacaaaatttcaagtttgaaaattaaacaatCGAAATAGTTTtacaaatgcattttttttattgatgaatgTTTGAGTACAATTCTCTATATTTAAAtcctaatacaataaaataattccctgattcgatctccttggaaaaattttcaattcaagaATTTTGTCGATGTAGTTTTGATTTGAACACAAGATGTACTCACTTTGATTGGAAAATGGATTGAAAGGTTTTTGGAACGAAATTGCAATGATTCTGactatgagcttgttagaaattatttattttttgcattcttTGTGTGTTCTTCGAATGTTTTTCATctttgaagatttgtagtgaaAATTCCTCAGGGCTTTAGAGCTTAAATCCAATAAAGATTTGATTGATTAAAGTTCTTTAAGTTTTTGGAGGCTTTGAAAATCCAATAAAACTCTGAGACTTGGAAAGATGATTTGGatgaattttatttgaatattctTTGTACTCGAAGATTTGTGTTGGAAGTTCTTCcgagctttagaggcttgaatacgTAGAGCTTCActaatttatagtttttttggAGTTTATGGAGGCTTTTGAACTTAATTTCAGGGCACTTTGAGATCTaggagaatgacttgaatgattTTACTTTGAATATCCTTCgtattcaaatattaaaattcttgGGAGACTTTAGAGCTTGATTCTGACAGAGTTTTGAGACTTTTGAATGTGCTTGAATGTGTCCCCCAATAAGGCTGAGAGGAgtttctatttataggagtctTGAGGAGATTTGAAGACATGTGATTGACTCTCATTGGTGACACGTGTTATGAAATAAAATGGTGGGACTTTATATCTTGTTCTCCAAAAGATACATGTCATTACTTGATTAGCCAAagtgttttaatttaaaataacatatgacaatatttaatttgactactttatgtcatttaaaattaaaatatcagcTCGTATCGACATGTGATTGGCTATTGGgtattctttataatttttatttagtggCACTTGGAATATTTTTATTGGTCTCTAAATAATTACAATGAAACCCACTAAGTAACATGTGGTATCTTGTAATTGGCCACTCTGAATGTACTACATGAATTTGGTGGCAATTTGTAATTGGTCATAAATTTTCACTCTCTACAATTGCAAATCCAATATGTTACCTGAGCTTTTTATTAACATATCCAAGAAAAAAGGGGCAAAGACGAAGAAATAGATAGCATTATGACCTCcttatatttcattttcaatataattCTCATATCTCAAgttatatttcattttcatatcTTTTATTGCGAATGTTAGATCAGCTCATTTATAGGCAAGTGGAATAGAGTTGAGAAAATGGCAATGTAATTGAAAAGTAACTACAGGACAGTACTTAATTATCAAGATAGAGTTTAATATATCTTCCTGTTATGGTTGAGTCTAGAATTACATATCTTATCATCTTATGATAATTCGTAATTCATGTGTAGCTAATCTTTTATGGTGTCCAATGTACATAGTGCTGTTtttctgccaaaaaaaaaaaaaaaaaagcttaaattcTTCTGAAAAAAGATAGTGTACACCCAGTTGAAGATGAAATGACCACACAAGAAGCATAAATTCTTCCAACATACGtgttaaaaaaaaccaaaagttgATTGATAGAGCTCTTTACAATGCTTTCATATTCAACCTTCACATTAATTATCTGCGTCTATCTAGTTGGTAGATCTTAATGTACATTATGAGCGGTCCACCAATGCAAGCTGTTCACTGGTTATAAGGTTTTCTGTTTCTTTATGTTGACAAATTAAATGAGAAGAAGTGGAAGTTGTGATTTTTAGTTAGTTCTGCTAGGATAGTATTGACAAACCATGACAAATTGTGAGTTTTGTTGAGTTGTATTGTATCTATTCAAGTCCAAGACAAAGACCTAAGATCAACTCATGTAAATGGAAGTTTTTGCAATCTTGACGCACTTCTCGATCATCCTCAAATATCGATTGAGATTTATGCCTTCGATTGACTCGCAAGTAATTCTTGATTGATCAAAAATCGAAAGCCTAATTCTTTAAGGCACATTAAGTAGCCTATCACCTATCAAGTGGAATTTTGAGCTCTACatgaaagtatatatataagggtATGCTAAAGTCGAataatgtgagagagagagagagagagagagagagagagagagagagagagagagagagatatggttattattattattattaaattgagtattAGAAAAAACCCACCACAAATAAGACCAAATTTAACACCAAACCAATACAATCTATACAAAGAGAATTTAGggtttgagttttatttaggaagatgtacaaaaaagtaaatacaaaaaattatataatatatttttaaatatatattttttagtttaaatatatattaaatataggcaTGTTGGGTCGGGTTAGATGAATTTGTGAATCTTATAACTCAAACCCAACCTAGCctaatgtaataaataaataaaagtcacaacccaacccaacccaacccaccaacccCTAAAACCCGACTCAATTCGAAAGGTTGGGTTGGATCAGGTAGGTTTAGGGGT
This DNA window, taken from Quercus robur chromosome 2, dhQueRobu3.1, whole genome shotgun sequence, encodes the following:
- the LOC126715409 gene encoding axial regulator YABBY 5 isoform X3, translating into MSSCIDVAPEQLCYIPCNFCNIVLAAPHHITPDHRNDYSSSSSSKCNSKIAMRAPITNNATEERVVNRPPEKRQRVPSAYNQFIKEEIQRIKANNPDISHREAFSTAAKNWAHFPHIHFGLMLETNNQAKLDKASEKHLTSRAALLNK
- the LOC126715409 gene encoding axial regulator YABBY 5 isoform X1; protein product: MSSCIDVAPEQLCYIPCNFCNIVLAVSVPCSSLLDIVTVRCGHCTNLWSVNMAAAFQSMSWQDAQAPHHITPDHRNDYSSSSSSKCNSKIAMRAPITNNATEERVVNRPPEKRQRVPSAYNQFIKEEIQRIKANNPDISHREAFSTAAKNWAHFPHIHFGLMLETNNQAKLDKASEKHLTSRAALLNK
- the LOC126715409 gene encoding axial regulator YABBY 5 isoform X2, which encodes MSSCIDVAPEQLCYIPCNFCNIVLAVSVPCSSLLDIVTVRCGHCTNLWSVNMAAAFQSMSWQDAQAPHHITPDHRNDYSSSSSSKCNSKIAMRAPITNNATEERVVNRPPEKRQRVPSAYNQFIKEEIQRIKANNPDISHREAFSTAAKNWAHFPHIHFGLMLETNNQAKLDKVSFEKGL